agcaatcccCCTACTGGgattttatccaaaggaaagaaaatgatcacATTGGAGACACATTGACACcctgtttactgcagcactattcacaacagccaaaatatggaatcaacctagatgtccaacaacagataaatggataaagaaaatgtggtttatacaCACAAAGGAATACTATTCAAAGAgcagaatgaaatcctgtcaccTGAGGCAACATGGACGGAAATGGAGGACACtatttaagagaaataagccaggaacataAACATGCACATTCCCACTCGTATgtggaagcttaaaaaaaaaaaaaagtcacgtgcgctggctcacgcctgtaatcccagcactctgggaggtcaaggcgggtggatcacctgaggttgggagttcaagaccagcctgacctacatggagaaaccatgtctttactaaaaatataaaattagccggggtggtggcacatgcctgtaatcccagctactcgggaggctgaggcaggagaatcgtttgaacctgggtggcagaaattgcggtgagccaagattgtgccattgcactccagcctgggcaaaaagggcaaaagtccgtctcaaaaaaaaaaaaaaaaaaaaaaagcctgggagacaggggaagactgtcccccacccccacaaaacAAAAGTTGATCTcttagaagtaaaaagtagaacagaggatactagaggctgggaagggtagtgggtaGGCAGGAATAGACAAAGATTGGTTAAAGTCTACAAAATTACAACTAGacaagaggaataagttctagtgttctataccactaCCGGAGAACTAaagttaataatatataatttcagGTTGTTGGGAGAATGGCAATTGAGACTGAATGTTCCCAATATAAAGGAAAGAcgaatgtttgagatgatggatatgctaattactctgatcaCTCTAAATTATAGGTATTAaaaaaacatcactatgtactccAGGAACATGGACAATTataatttgtccatttaaaaataaagatttttttttaaaaagaaaccatttGGTTTTATGTGTGGACATAAGAGAGACAAAGTAGTATGtacacatataaatttatttgtataaaacaaaattcagataACATATACTAGATATAAAGCATGGttattgaaaatacatatttatttgtttatttacatcTATGAATTCTGCAGGGACAATTCTCAGTCCACAACAGCCCTATGTGTGTTACCTAACCTTTATCCCTTGTGAACATGCTGATGTTTTAGGAGGTTGGAGTTGAAGGTAAAAGATTTTCCACAGTCACTACACTCATAAGGCCTTTCCCCACTGTGAACTCGCTGGTGATTACTGAGGTTAGAGCTCTGGCTAAAGGATTTTCCACATTCACTGCATTCATaaggcctttctccagtgtgaactcttTGGTGTTTAACGAGGCTAGAGCGGTTACTAAAGGATTTCCAACACTCACCGCACTTATAAGGCCTTTCTCCGGTGTGACTTCTCCTATGTCTAATGAGACTGGAGCTCTGGCTAAAAAatttcccacattcattgcactcataaggcctttctccagtgtgaactctctgGTGTTGAAGGAGTGTAGAGCTATGGGTAAATGATTTCCCACATTCCCCACATTCATAAGGCCTTGCTCCAGTATGAACTTTCCAGTGTGCGATGAGGTAGGATTTACAGGTAAAGGATTTTCCACATTCACTACACTCATATGGCCTTTCTCCTGTGTGAACTCTCTCATGTACAATGAGGTCAAATTTCCTGCTAAATAATTTTCCACATTCATGACATTCATGAGATCTTACTCCAGTATGAACTTTCTGGTGTTGGAAGAAACGAGATCTATAAGTAAACAATTTCCCACATTCACTACACTCATAAGGCCCTTCTCCAATGTGAAGTCTCCGGTGTTTAATGAGGTGACAGCTCTGGCTAAaggatttcccacattcactgcacaTATAAGGCTTTGTACCAGTGTGAACTCTCTGGTGTGTAATAAGGCTAGAACTATGGATAAaggatttcccacattcactgcactcATAAGGCCTCattccagtatgaattctctggtGTGTAATGAGGCTGGAGCTATGGCTAAaggatttcccacattcactgcactTGTAAGGCCTTTCTCCAGTATGAACTCTCTGATGTATAAGAAGATCATACTTCCtgttaaataattttccacaTTCATCACATTGATGAGGTCTTACTCCAGTGTGAACTCTTCGGTGCGTAATAAGGCTCGAGCTTTGCCTATAGGATTTCCCACATTCCCCACATGTATAAGGCTTTTCTGAAGTGTGAACTCTCAAATGATCACTGAGGCTACAGCTTGTGCTAAAagatttcccacattcactgcacaTGTAAGATCTTTCCCTAATGAGATCTCCCTGGTGCTGAACACGTACATGTTTGTAGCTGAAAGCTTTCACACATTCTCCCCAGTTGTAATGATTTTTTACACTGTGAAAGGCCACTGCACTCTTGGTTCTGTTTGACTTCTTTCTGGTGTGAGTAGCCTGTTGCTGAAGAAATCTTGATCTCGCCAGGAAATCCTTCCCAACCTCCTTGCAAGTAAAGGGCTTCCCAGATACTTCAAATGTGCAGCTGTTCAAAAACATGTCTCTGCCCCCATTGCTTCTGAAGTGCTTCTGTCCAACGTGCTGCTTCTGGTGCTGATGAAGGTATGCAGCAAATTGTAACTGTTTCCTACAGGCCCCATCTGTATACAGTTTCTGACCATGGTGTGTTCCCTGGTGCTCAAGCAAGTGCAAAATCTCTCTCAAGACTGGGCCACATATCTCACAGGGGTTGGTCTTCTGGGGAGAAGGAAGGGCCTTAGGAAGCCTAACCTGTGACACCCGCTGTGAAGAAGTGCTCTGCTGATAAGGTGCCTCCTCATCCCCTGCTCCACAACcacctgaaagaaagaaaatgatggtgAAGAGCATGCTGACTTTAGTGGCGTAGGGGTAGCCCACAGACAAAGGTGCATCCAACAAACCCAGGAACTGAGTCCACGGGGTTGTTTCCAGGACCAAGGTGTTGGGTTCAAGTTTAAGATGGGGCTGCCTAGCAGAAATGGGCCTCTAAAGATCACGGAACTGGGGAGGGCTCCTGAGTTAAAAAACACAGCCATGGGATGAGAAACATGGAGAAGAAGCAGGATACACAACTCATTCCTCTACAGCAATTTTCAGTGAGATCTGTTCTCCTGCTAACACGTGCATTGTGTACAGGTATGTGTCCTGGTCCAAGAAAATGTGACAACAAAATAGCAGCTGACATACGTGGACATTGGACACCTCATAACATACTATGTAGGGGCCAACACTGAAGAGCACTGCAGATAAGGCGGTGAGAAAAATGGGTGAGACATGGAGTCCAGAGATGTGGGGATTAACCCCGGGCTGCAAGTAAGAGACACAGAAACCAGGTATAGAGCTGACAAGCAGGCTAAGTGTCcagaatgggaaagaaaaggcAGTAATGAGGTTTGGCCCCAAATGTCATTAGCACCAAAATATTAGTCAAACAGGATATGTTTCTGGTATGATTTGGACATAACCCGGACAGAATGTCCTCCTTTAGGCGGTCCCTAGGGCCAGGATCCCTCTGAGTCCACCTTGCTGTGGGGAATCACAGCCATCCTTGGAACCATAGGGCCTGTCCACCTGACCCCTACGATCAAGAACATGGAACTTGGAATATGCAAGTACCCAAGACCAGCCCAGAATGACTCTGCATATGATAgcccacaggaaaagaaaacaatacaaggAGAAATTCAGAGGAGGATTTTGCAAGAGCCACT
The sequence above is drawn from the Macaca thibetana thibetana isolate TM-01 chromosome 19, ASM2454274v1, whole genome shotgun sequence genome and encodes:
- the ZNF256 gene encoding zinc finger protein 256 isoform X1; its protein translation is MDPERRNRLWFHLSPSWQGVVTFEDVAVYFSWKEWGLLDEAQKCLYHDVMLENLTLTTSLGGCGAGDEEAPYQQSTSSQRVSQVRLPKALPSPQKTNPCEICGPVLREILHLLEHQGTHHGQKLYTDGACRKQLQFAAYLHQHQKQHVGQKHFRSNGGRDMFLNSCTFEVSGKPFTCKEVGKDFLARSRFLQQQATHTRKKSNRTKSAVAFHSVKNHYNWGECVKAFSYKHVRVQHQGDLIRERSYMCSECGKSFSTSCSLSDHLRVHTSEKPYTCGECGKSYRQSSSLITHRRVHTGVRPHQCDECGKLFNRKYDLLIHQRVHTGERPYKCSECGKSFSHSSSLITHQRIHTGMRPYECSECGKSFIHSSSLITHQRVHTGTKPYMCSECGKSFSQSCHLIKHRRLHIGEGPYECSECGKLFTYRSRFFQHQKVHTGVRSHECHECGKLFSRKFDLIVHERVHTGERPYECSECGKSFTCKSYLIAHWKVHTGARPYECGECGKSFTHSSTLLQHQRVHTGERPYECNECGKFFSQSSSLIRHRRSHTGERPYKCGECWKSFSNRSSLVKHQRVHTGERPYECSECGKSFSQSSNLSNHQRVHSGERPYECSDCGKSFTFNSNLLKHQHVHKG
- the ZNF256 gene encoding zinc finger protein 256 isoform X2, producing MAAAELTAPAQGVVTFEDVAVYFSWKEWGLLDEAQKCLYHDVMLENLTLTTSLGGCGAGDEEAPYQQSTSSQRVSQVRLPKALPSPQKTNPCEICGPVLREILHLLEHQGTHHGQKLYTDGACRKQLQFAAYLHQHQKQHVGQKHFRSNGGRDMFLNSCTFEVSGKPFTCKEVGKDFLARSRFLQQQATHTRKKSNRTKSAVAFHSVKNHYNWGECVKAFSYKHVRVQHQGDLIRERSYMCSECGKSFSTSCSLSDHLRVHTSEKPYTCGECGKSYRQSSSLITHRRVHTGVRPHQCDECGKLFNRKYDLLIHQRVHTGERPYKCSECGKSFSHSSSLITHQRIHTGMRPYECSECGKSFIHSSSLITHQRVHTGTKPYMCSECGKSFSQSCHLIKHRRLHIGEGPYECSECGKLFTYRSRFFQHQKVHTGVRSHECHECGKLFSRKFDLIVHERVHTGERPYECSECGKSFTCKSYLIAHWKVHTGARPYECGECGKSFTHSSTLLQHQRVHTGERPYECNECGKFFSQSSSLIRHRRSHTGERPYKCGECWKSFSNRSSLVKHQRVHTGERPYECSECGKSFSQSSNLSNHQRVHSGERPYECSDCGKSFTFNSNLLKHQHVHKG